One window of the Gambusia affinis linkage group LG01, SWU_Gaff_1.0, whole genome shotgun sequence genome contains the following:
- the LOC122838092 gene encoding V-set and transmembrane domain-containing protein 2B-like isoform X2 — translation MKQTVHFVSVPKRIYDSKSKTLTKDYKDSCCQDPIPSMAMFTEVPHDMTAQRGQDVEMACSFRGAGTPSYSLEIQWWYIRNHLEWTDQQPWTNEVSPEEETPKDATKISVVKVVGSNISHKLRLSRVKTSDEGTYECRVIDFSDEAGARRHRVRAYLQVVPESAAAGPERDANFDAGDDTKVGAAFVDAEPHGGGHLQNHGPHLEHDKRPQAAPHHGHSHGGGPQHNAARELKRSGTDNNHSDCSNEPSCTL, via the exons atgaagcagacagttcattttgtttcggttccaaagaggatttatgattcaaagtcaaagactctgaccaaggactacaaggactcctgttgccaagatccgataccatcgatgg CCATGTTTACTGAGGTTCCCCATGACATGACTGCCCAGAGAGGCCAGGATGTGGAGATGGCCTGTTCCTTCAGAGGAGCAGGAACGCCGTCCTACTCACTGGAGATCCAGTGGTGGTACATCAGGAACCACCTGGAGTGGACGGACCAGCAGCCCTGGACTAATGAG GTGTCTCCTGAGGAGGAAACGCCAAAGGATGCTACAAAGATCAGT GTTGTGAAGGTCGTGGGCAGCAACATCTCCCACAAGCTCCGCCTCTCCCGGGTCAAAACGTCTGATGAAGGCACCTATGAATGCCGTGTAATCGACTTCAGCGACGAGGCCGGCGCCCGCCGCCACCGCGTCAGAGCCTACCTGCAGGTGGTGCCAGAGAGCGCTGCCGCCGGCCCCGAGCGCGACGCCAACTTTGACGCCGGGGACGACACCAAGGTGGGGGCAGCGTTCGTTGATGCAGAGCCACACGGCGGTGGCCATCTCCAGAACCATGGGCCCCACCTGGAGCACGACAAGCGGCCCCAAGCGGCCCCCCACCACGGCCACAGCCACGGCGGCGGGCCGCAGCACAACGCTGCCAGGGAGCTGAAGAGGAGCGGCACGGACAATAACCACAGTGATTGCTCCAATGAGCCAAGCTGCACTCTGTAA